One Pelagicoccus sp. SDUM812003 genomic window carries:
- a CDS encoding glycosyltransferase has protein sequence MRLAIIQDTLRSGGTEQQALAIAHGLALEGVETHLIVFKSGGALEEKIDERSVRLHALPQGPLRVDWFAPGLHRLLESLQVDVALPMGRMANCHAGLLLGKRHRSYRVVATFRTGRRIPWLYRKALQRADAIVANSHEALRRLATDFSIDRPEASHVIHNGCVRDFETVIPSFAPTDRGQRASPPNAFHLVSVSMFRAQKRQDRLIRICAQLPETIDWRLTLAGEGPNRPSCQALAHGLGVAQRVSFPGLLKDPRSLYSSADVAVHASERESLPNFLVEAQMAGLPVVAYDVNGVSETFRDQSSGFLIPHGDEPAFLDALQTLFQETDLRLRMSESARDNARRLFSLESQTNAYFRLCESLLTDA, from the coding sequence ATGCGCCTCGCCATCATCCAAGACACCCTTCGCAGCGGCGGCACCGAGCAGCAAGCTCTCGCCATCGCCCACGGCCTAGCCCTCGAGGGCGTGGAAACCCACCTGATCGTCTTCAAGTCCGGCGGCGCGCTCGAGGAGAAAATCGACGAGCGATCGGTGCGCCTGCATGCCCTACCGCAAGGTCCGCTGCGCGTCGACTGGTTCGCCCCCGGGCTTCACCGCCTGCTCGAGTCGCTGCAGGTCGACGTAGCCCTGCCCATGGGTCGCATGGCCAACTGCCACGCCGGACTGCTGCTGGGAAAACGCCACCGCTCCTACCGCGTCGTCGCCACCTTCCGCACGGGACGGCGCATCCCGTGGCTTTATCGCAAGGCGCTGCAGCGCGCGGACGCAATCGTCGCCAACAGCCACGAAGCCCTGCGCCGACTGGCGACCGATTTTTCCATCGACCGGCCCGAAGCCAGCCACGTCATCCACAACGGCTGCGTGCGCGACTTCGAAACCGTCATCCCCAGCTTCGCGCCTACCGATCGTGGCCAGCGAGCCTCCCCGCCGAACGCTTTTCATCTGGTTTCAGTCTCCATGTTCCGGGCGCAGAAGCGACAGGACAGGCTCATCCGCATCTGCGCCCAGCTTCCAGAAACCATCGACTGGCGGCTCACCCTGGCTGGCGAAGGGCCCAACCGTCCGAGCTGCCAAGCCCTGGCCCATGGACTCGGCGTAGCGCAGCGCGTTTCCTTCCCTGGCCTGCTCAAAGACCCTCGATCGCTCTATTCCTCCGCCGACGTCGCGGTACACGCCTCGGAAAGAGAAAGCCTGCCCAACTTTCTGGTGGAAGCCCAGATGGCCGGCCTGCCAGTGGTGGCCTACGACGTCAACGGCGTGTCTGAAACCTTCCGGGACCAGTCCTCCGGATTCCTCATTCCCCATGGGGACGAGCCCGCGTTTCTCGACGCCCTGCAAACGCTTTTCCAAGAAACTGACCTAAGACTGCGCATGTCCGAGTCCGCGCGCGACAATGCCCGGCGACTCTTTTCGCTCGAATCGCAGACCAACGCCTACTTCCGGCTTTGCGAATCGTTGTTGACAGACGCCTAG
- a CDS encoding ATP-binding protein, with product MSCLFLFNAEDQILKLSSELLKVLDYEENEARGSDFSNFVVEDSARFKPEPGMTIDQPGYLRRKSGEIVEAQFRCECLDKQSGLYAMEVTLDRPSDKDDRSNGQSQSGDESGLEFLTTVSHELRVALNGVIGFSNLLGSSNLNEDQRSILEKLQSCNFLLKGLINDVLEYSRVATSKIDLTPETVHLESFVRDVTELFRERASKKGLELKVTLEDEVDRTIAISKLRVTQVLSNLISNAIKFTEVGWVGLAVSVTNETLSLDVQDTGPGIEESERESVFKPFVQFGKDSGSSEGSGLGLAISKGLVEKMGGTLRFSTPATGGSLFAVRLPLAQGVDLKKPRKATVPNPRRMRSKAPVARSKEDTRHILVVEDNQLNADILSHFLNDYGATFELVDNGRSAVDRYQDDKYDLILMDVMLPEMNGFEATEAILAKSRRPAPVPIIGVTAKVFRRDQLRCIESGMAEVVHKPVDFKHLREVLDFHLYGKKQSPAPVQKDADRVGRAKPAKESMQRSGDDAFNANTLEEYIVRMKSGGASRNEVVNTALQIVDAEVQKLLDTIESGDRKETGLRAHSLKGALALLGARGILDLSKGLEILAGDEGTPIRKEHWKALISAAYSEFKDAIAKYLETTSAAS from the coding sequence ATGAGTTGCCTTTTCCTGTTCAACGCCGAGGACCAGATCCTGAAGCTTTCAAGCGAGTTGCTCAAGGTGTTGGACTATGAGGAAAACGAGGCTCGCGGGTCCGACTTCAGCAATTTCGTGGTGGAGGATTCGGCCCGCTTCAAGCCGGAGCCCGGCATGACCATCGACCAGCCCGGCTACCTGAGGCGAAAAAGCGGGGAGATCGTGGAGGCCCAATTCCGCTGCGAATGCCTCGACAAGCAAAGCGGCTTGTATGCCATGGAAGTGACGCTCGATCGGCCAAGCGACAAAGACGATCGCTCCAACGGTCAATCGCAGAGCGGGGACGAGAGCGGGCTGGAGTTTCTCACCACTGTCAGCCACGAACTGCGCGTCGCGCTCAATGGCGTAATCGGCTTCTCCAACCTGCTGGGATCGAGCAACCTCAACGAGGATCAGCGATCGATCCTCGAAAAGCTGCAATCCTGCAACTTCCTGCTCAAAGGGCTGATAAACGACGTGCTCGAGTACTCCCGCGTCGCGACCTCCAAGATCGATCTCACCCCTGAGACCGTGCACCTGGAGAGCTTCGTTAGGGACGTCACTGAGCTCTTTCGGGAGCGAGCCAGCAAAAAGGGCTTGGAGCTTAAGGTAACGCTCGAGGACGAGGTCGACCGCACTATAGCCATCTCGAAGCTTCGGGTGACTCAGGTGCTGAGCAACCTCATCTCGAACGCCATAAAGTTCACGGAGGTCGGCTGGGTGGGGCTAGCGGTTTCGGTCACAAACGAGACCTTGTCCCTCGACGTGCAGGATACCGGTCCAGGCATCGAGGAAAGCGAGCGCGAGTCTGTATTCAAACCTTTCGTACAGTTCGGCAAGGACTCGGGCTCCTCGGAAGGTTCCGGTCTCGGTCTGGCCATCAGCAAGGGGCTAGTGGAAAAGATGGGTGGCACCTTGCGATTTTCGACGCCCGCGACGGGCGGCAGCCTGTTCGCCGTTCGCTTGCCTTTGGCGCAGGGCGTGGACCTCAAGAAGCCCCGGAAAGCCACCGTCCCGAATCCCCGCAGGATGCGATCGAAGGCCCCCGTGGCCAGATCGAAGGAGGACACGCGCCACATCCTAGTGGTGGAGGACAACCAGCTCAACGCCGATATCCTGAGCCACTTTCTCAACGACTACGGCGCGACCTTCGAGTTGGTGGACAACGGACGTTCCGCCGTCGACAGGTATCAGGATGATAAGTACGATCTCATTCTCATGGATGTGATGCTGCCTGAGATGAACGGGTTCGAAGCCACGGAAGCTATCCTAGCCAAGTCGCGTCGCCCCGCTCCAGTGCCGATCATCGGAGTCACCGCTAAGGTCTTTCGTCGCGACCAGCTGCGCTGCATCGAATCCGGCATGGCGGAAGTGGTGCACAAGCCAGTCGATTTCAAGCACCTGCGCGAGGTGCTGGACTTTCACCTCTACGGGAAGAAGCAGAGTCCGGCTCCGGTACAGAAGGATGCGGATCGGGTGGGAAGAGCAAAGCCCGCCAAGGAATCCATGCAGCGTTCGGGCGACGATGCCTTCAACGCCAACACCTTGGAGGAGTATATCGTTCGCATGAAGTCCGGCGGCGCGAGTCGTAATGAGGTTGTGAATACGGCGCTGCAGATCGTCGACGCGGAGGTGCAAAAGCTGCTCGATACCATCGAGAGCGGAGACCGGAAGGAGACCGGCTTGCGTGCCCATTCGCTCAAGGGCGCGTTGGCTTTGCTCGGGGCCCGGGGAATCCTCGATTTGTCCAAAGGCTTGGAGATCCTCGCGGGAGACGAAGGGACGCCGATCCGAAAGGAACATTGGAAAGCCCTGATCTCCGCGGCGTACTCGGAGTTCAAGGACGCCATCGCGAAGTATCTGGAAACGACCAGCGCCGCTTCGTGA
- the lpdA gene encoding dihydrolipoyl dehydrogenase yields the protein MADKKYDLIVVGGGPAGYAAAIRAGQLGKKVACVEMERAGGTCLNWGCIPSKALLKSAELIQSIKKAEQFGIKVGDVEYDFEKIIKRSRGVADQMAKGIEFLFKKNKVDYVVGKAQLTDAKTVKIVEGESKGQEFKTDHVLLATGCRARRLPFLPNDDPDRVMTSREALVMKKQPNSVAIIGSGAIGVEFAYFLNAFGTEVTILEIMPQLVPVEDEEIAKTLEKEFKKQGIKNELGIEIKSAELTKDGVQIVYSKKGKETTLEVDVVIQAVGVAAYLDGAVNPSLNLKTEKGFLVVDDRYMTNVAGIYAAGDIIGPPTLAHVATFEAVQAVNGMFGASKPRRVKNFPGATYCQPQIGSTGLTEKQAKEKGLDFKVGKFPFVASGKAVAGNHSEGFVKVISDAKTGEIFGAHVIGRDATELITEYCLAMEMEGTIDEIHGTIHAHPTMSEALAEAAADTHHEAIHI from the coding sequence ATGGCTGACAAAAAATACGATTTGATTGTGGTAGGAGGCGGCCCCGCAGGCTATGCGGCCGCGATACGCGCCGGACAGCTCGGCAAGAAGGTGGCGTGCGTGGAGATGGAGCGCGCCGGAGGCACCTGTCTCAACTGGGGTTGCATCCCGAGCAAGGCCTTGCTGAAAAGCGCCGAGCTCATCCAATCGATCAAAAAGGCCGAGCAGTTCGGCATCAAGGTCGGCGATGTCGAATACGATTTCGAGAAGATCATCAAGCGCTCGCGCGGCGTGGCGGACCAGATGGCCAAGGGTATCGAGTTTCTCTTCAAGAAGAACAAGGTCGACTACGTGGTCGGCAAGGCCCAGCTGACGGACGCCAAGACGGTCAAGATCGTGGAAGGCGAGAGCAAGGGCCAGGAGTTCAAGACCGACCACGTGTTGCTGGCCACCGGTTGCCGGGCCCGTCGTTTGCCATTCCTGCCCAACGACGATCCGGACCGCGTGATGACCTCGCGCGAGGCGTTGGTGATGAAGAAGCAGCCCAATTCGGTGGCGATCATCGGCTCCGGGGCCATCGGTGTGGAGTTTGCCTATTTCCTCAACGCCTTCGGCACGGAGGTGACCATTTTGGAGATCATGCCGCAGCTGGTTCCTGTGGAAGACGAGGAGATCGCCAAGACCTTGGAGAAGGAGTTCAAGAAGCAGGGGATCAAGAACGAGCTGGGCATCGAAATCAAAAGCGCCGAGCTCACCAAGGACGGCGTGCAGATCGTGTACAGCAAGAAGGGCAAGGAAACCACCCTCGAAGTGGATGTGGTGATCCAGGCGGTCGGCGTAGCCGCTTATCTCGACGGCGCGGTGAATCCCTCTTTGAACCTCAAGACCGAAAAGGGCTTCCTGGTGGTGGACGACAGGTACATGACCAACGTGGCAGGCATCTACGCCGCAGGCGACATCATCGGTCCGCCCACTTTGGCTCACGTCGCGACCTTCGAAGCGGTGCAGGCAGTCAACGGAATGTTTGGCGCGTCCAAGCCGCGTCGCGTGAAGAATTTCCCAGGAGCTACCTACTGCCAGCCTCAGATTGGCAGCACCGGTCTCACCGAAAAGCAGGCCAAGGAAAAGGGCTTGGACTTCAAGGTGGGCAAGTTCCCCTTTGTGGCCTCCGGCAAGGCGGTGGCGGGCAACCATTCGGAAGGTTTCGTCAAGGTCATCAGCGACGCCAAGACCGGTGAAATCTTCGGGGCCCACGTCATCGGGCGGGACGCCACGGAGCTCATCACTGAATACTGCCTGGCGATGGAGATGGAGGGCACCATCGACGAGATCCACGGCACCATCCACGCTCACCCGACCATGAGCGAGGCTCTGGCCGAGGCCGCGGCGGATACGCACCACGAGGCGATCCATATCTAG
- a CDS encoding acetolactate synthase, with translation MENLSVESVVPDPIRQFSIFMENKVGRLSDIFRLFGQREIHVLALTTLDTTDSAITRVVVDDPDQARELLHEHAIAHSESEILAVEIAGEHDIGNVLGALLETEINIHYIYAFVSRPMGKSALAMSIEDIDLAVHILNTRNIKVLTRRDISR, from the coding sequence ATGGAAAATCTATCCGTCGAATCAGTAGTGCCTGACCCGATCCGGCAGTTCTCCATTTTCATGGAGAACAAGGTCGGGCGCTTGTCGGACATCTTCCGACTGTTTGGCCAGCGCGAAATCCACGTGCTCGCCTTGACGACTTTGGACACCACCGATAGCGCCATCACGCGTGTGGTGGTCGACGATCCGGATCAGGCGAGGGAGCTCTTGCATGAGCATGCGATCGCTCACAGCGAGAGCGAAATTCTCGCGGTCGAGATCGCAGGAGAGCATGACATCGGCAACGTGCTCGGCGCCCTGCTGGAGACGGAGATAAACATCCACTACATCTACGCGTTCGTGAGTCGCCCAATGGGAAAGTCGGCCTTGGCCATGAGCATCGAGGATATCGATCTCGCAGTCCACATTTTGAATACGAGAAACATCAAGGTGCTCACGCGGAGAGACATCTCGCGCTAG
- a CDS encoding VOC family protein has translation MSQSTIPLLDTVGQLELRVGNLDEARAFYGDVLGIHVESCFGQTMMLQCGDITILVQESSARPIGCPIYFRVDDRVHEVADQLKANGIRFKSGPSCIVEEFMGKSTWLAFFEDPWGNPLALMGDMPV, from the coding sequence ATGTCTCAATCCACCATTCCGCTCCTTGATACCGTTGGCCAACTCGAACTGAGGGTGGGAAACCTCGATGAAGCGCGGGCGTTTTACGGGGATGTTTTGGGAATCCACGTGGAGTCCTGCTTCGGGCAGACCATGATGCTGCAGTGTGGAGACATCACTATCCTGGTCCAGGAATCGAGCGCCCGTCCCATCGGCTGCCCCATCTATTTTCGCGTGGACGACCGCGTGCATGAAGTGGCCGATCAGCTGAAGGCCAATGGCATTCGATTCAAGAGCGGCCCGAGCTGCATCGTGGAGGAGTTCATGGGCAAGTCCACTTGGCTGGCCTTCTTCGAGGATCCGTGGGGCAATCCGTTGGCCCTGATGGGCGACATGCCAGTTTGA
- a CDS encoding phage holin family protein, giving the protein MSRGGTEGFSSIVKRWLISGLGIWVGSSFVEGIQYEDTLTLVIVVLLLGLFNAVLKPLLVLLALPFVVLTFGIGILFINALLYLFVGNLVDGFYVDGFGSAFFGALFVSVLNLLFAGWIGGGGRTVSVRTGSSGGGAKRHGRPGGRVKAKDDVIDI; this is encoded by the coding sequence ATGAGTAGAGGCGGAACAGAAGGCTTCTCGTCGATCGTGAAACGATGGCTGATCAGCGGCCTGGGCATCTGGGTGGGCAGCTCCTTCGTGGAGGGCATCCAATACGAGGACACCCTGACGCTGGTCATCGTGGTGTTGCTGCTCGGCCTTTTCAACGCGGTGCTGAAACCCCTGCTGGTGCTGCTGGCCCTGCCGTTCGTGGTGCTCACCTTCGGCATCGGAATTCTGTTCATCAATGCTTTGCTCTACCTGTTTGTCGGCAACTTGGTCGACGGGTTTTATGTGGACGGGTTTGGGTCGGCCTTTTTCGGAGCCCTTTTCGTCTCGGTGCTCAATCTTCTCTTCGCGGGATGGATTGGCGGCGGGGGCAGGACCGTCTCGGTGAGAACGGGGTCGTCGGGCGGCGGAGCCAAGCGGCATGGTCGGCCGGGCGGTCGCGTAAAGGCCAAGGACGACGTGATCGACATCTAG
- a CDS encoding response regulator transcription factor codes for MTKSQLKVVVAEDETLFRDFLVRIISQRFGFEIIGEVATGEEAYRLCNDHHPDLVILDLRLPGITGQELAERLIEEQPDVKILIISSVEDQKRIGSLLQMGVTGFLNKKEEFSVFEQAIEAVANGNIFVKASAQTVSDSPDVLDQKELLETLSDREKQIVVFVASGMTNKEIAQELGLSIKTVESHRSNIAKKLKIFDIAGVTLFAVRTGLVTL; via the coding sequence ATGACCAAATCTCAGCTCAAAGTCGTAGTGGCGGAAGACGAGACGCTCTTCCGAGACTTTCTCGTACGTATCATAAGCCAGCGCTTCGGTTTCGAAATCATTGGGGAAGTGGCCACAGGCGAGGAGGCGTACCGGCTTTGCAACGATCACCATCCGGACTTGGTCATCCTCGACCTGCGCCTGCCGGGCATCACCGGGCAGGAGCTAGCGGAGCGCTTGATCGAAGAGCAGCCCGATGTGAAGATCCTCATCATCTCGTCGGTGGAGGACCAGAAGCGCATCGGCTCGCTGCTGCAGATGGGAGTGACCGGATTCCTCAACAAGAAGGAGGAGTTTTCCGTTTTCGAGCAGGCGATCGAAGCGGTTGCCAACGGCAACATATTTGTGAAAGCCTCCGCGCAGACCGTCTCGGATTCGCCGGATGTGCTGGACCAGAAGGAGTTGCTGGAGACCTTGAGCGATCGCGAAAAGCAGATCGTGGTCTTCGTGGCCTCCGGCATGACCAACAAGGAAATCGCTCAGGAGCTCGGTCTGAGCATCAAGACGGTGGAGTCCCATCGCAGCAACATCGCCAAGAAGCTGAAGATCTTCGACATCGCCGGAGTGACGCTCTTCGCGGTCCGCACCGGATTGGTCACCCTCTAG
- a CDS encoding DUF502 domain-containing protein, whose product MLANIRKSFFSGIVLLAPIGITFFVFNWLVIKIGGSARDQLLFFIPEDLISRQGLGMLWNTLATIIVLTFITVLGFMSRYFIAKYLINLGDRFLNNVPIINTVYTSVKQIVETFSSQNRAVFQKVVLIEFPKAGCHAIGFLTGTSKGEVQYRTEKDLHNVFVPTTPNPTSGFLVMLPESEITVLDMTVGQGMKLIISGGAVAPAYPPVAESLAFKDKVVTKD is encoded by the coding sequence ATGCTTGCAAACATCCGAAAATCGTTTTTCTCCGGAATCGTTCTCCTCGCCCCGATCGGCATCACCTTCTTCGTCTTCAACTGGCTGGTGATCAAGATCGGAGGCAGCGCTCGCGACCAGCTGCTGTTTTTCATCCCGGAGGATCTGATTTCCCGCCAGGGCCTCGGCATGCTTTGGAACACCTTGGCCACCATCATCGTGCTGACCTTCATCACCGTGCTGGGCTTCATGTCCCGCTACTTCATCGCGAAGTACCTCATCAACCTAGGCGACCGCTTTCTCAACAACGTGCCTATCATCAACACGGTCTACACTTCGGTGAAGCAGATCGTGGAAACCTTCAGCTCGCAGAATCGCGCTGTCTTTCAAAAGGTGGTGCTCATCGAGTTCCCCAAGGCGGGCTGCCATGCCATCGGCTTCCTCACCGGCACCTCCAAGGGCGAGGTGCAGTACCGCACCGAAAAGGACCTGCACAACGTCTTCGTGCCTACCACGCCCAATCCCACCAGCGGCTTTCTGGTGATGCTGCCCGAAAGCGAGATCACGGTGCTGGACATGACGGTCGGACAGGGGATGAAACTGATCATCTCTGGCGGCGCGGTCGCTCCCGCCTACCCGCCCGTGGCGGAGTCGCTGGCCTTCAAGGACAAGGTCGTGACCAAGGACTAG
- a CDS encoding DEAD/DEAH box helicase codes for MNWKGANRLYSRQSLERWSARMQGGWEHGFAPEALKQGRRLYKKGLISEISLNEDDVIMTCKQGKLESYSVVEWRDRRLSVRSSSSDETWGKAIAVAGMLEIEELLADEDLTILSYASVDEVHEGEGETTDGRAEKEALSGVFGDGSSKTRTLHLVLDTHFKGLICEAYWLSDDGTRVSALSLEDGSPRANTSEERGRLIMLAARARKSHFVYSPEFGGYLLQNLREVVYFIQSVWPTWKPRFSTEERENVRHIQKGVTEIKLGARASRSRQGGLDIQWVFDSGKKLLDMGLADELLGREEEPMLVPELGVVKLSDESRRLLETWRDIESDGDGSGQLYQLFSLFADSSSSVELSPELSDWRSTLLGEGDSDEPPLKLLDCLRPYQKSGVEWMSRLLRNGCHCLLADEMGLGKTVQVIALLLANRKEGQRALVVCPASVVPVWISEFAKFAPQLKVGRFGPKPRGKDKELDVSVISFAMLRTRIERILRETYEFAIIDEAQFIKNPDSKASRSCRRIHANKRIALTGTPIENKPLDIWPTFQFLMPGLLGSRQQFERLYAENPGAFKARLKTQISPFMLRRTKKEVALELPDKVIMTQTCPVTPAQAREYSRICTEGIARLGDDLGSALRTNRFATLSLLTRLRQASCDPQLLPWVEAGIEDSGKLMVLLEKLIEVLGTGHKVVIFSQFVRFLARVREMIEASFPELPIFELTGSTQNREQPVREFQESSQTAAMLVSLKAASVGITLHSADYVFLLDPWWNPAVESQAIDRVHRIGQTNTVFVYRFIAEGTIEEKIQALQAEKRDLFDSLISESNQGADLVVSGVRSLQTLLALAQSS; via the coding sequence ATGAATTGGAAAGGGGCAAATCGGCTTTATTCGCGACAGTCGCTCGAGCGCTGGAGCGCCCGCATGCAGGGCGGCTGGGAGCATGGTTTCGCCCCGGAGGCCCTCAAGCAGGGCAGGCGCCTCTACAAGAAAGGGCTTATCAGCGAGATCTCGCTCAACGAGGACGACGTGATCATGACCTGCAAGCAGGGCAAGCTGGAGAGCTACTCGGTGGTGGAGTGGCGGGATCGCAGGCTGAGCGTGCGCTCTTCCAGCTCGGACGAAACCTGGGGCAAGGCGATTGCGGTGGCCGGAATGCTGGAGATCGAAGAGCTGCTGGCGGACGAGGACCTGACCATCCTTTCCTACGCCTCCGTGGATGAGGTGCACGAAGGCGAGGGGGAAACGACTGACGGACGGGCGGAAAAAGAGGCCTTGTCGGGCGTTTTTGGAGACGGATCGAGCAAGACGCGCACCTTGCACCTGGTTCTGGACACGCACTTCAAAGGGCTCATCTGCGAGGCGTATTGGCTGAGCGATGACGGGACGCGGGTCTCGGCGTTGAGCCTCGAAGATGGTTCGCCGCGCGCCAACACCTCCGAGGAGCGCGGGCGCCTGATCATGCTGGCGGCCCGGGCCCGCAAGTCGCATTTCGTCTATTCTCCGGAGTTCGGAGGCTACTTGCTGCAAAACCTGCGCGAAGTGGTCTATTTCATCCAGTCGGTATGGCCGACCTGGAAGCCGCGCTTCTCCACCGAGGAGCGCGAGAACGTGAGGCATATCCAGAAAGGGGTGACAGAGATCAAGCTCGGGGCCCGCGCCAGCCGCTCGCGACAGGGAGGCCTGGACATCCAATGGGTTTTCGATTCGGGCAAGAAACTGCTCGACATGGGATTGGCGGACGAACTGCTCGGTCGCGAGGAAGAGCCGATGCTGGTGCCCGAACTTGGAGTGGTGAAACTTTCCGACGAGTCGCGTCGCCTGCTGGAGACCTGGCGCGACATCGAATCGGACGGCGATGGCAGCGGCCAGCTCTACCAGCTCTTTTCCTTGTTCGCCGATAGCTCCTCGTCGGTGGAATTGTCGCCGGAGCTGAGCGATTGGAGATCGACTTTGCTGGGCGAGGGGGACTCTGACGAGCCCCCGCTGAAGCTCCTGGACTGTCTACGTCCGTATCAGAAAAGTGGAGTCGAGTGGATGTCTCGCTTGTTGCGAAACGGCTGCCACTGCCTGCTGGCGGACGAAATGGGTCTGGGAAAGACGGTGCAAGTCATCGCCTTGCTGCTGGCGAACCGAAAGGAAGGGCAGCGCGCCTTGGTGGTCTGTCCGGCTAGCGTGGTGCCGGTGTGGATCTCGGAGTTCGCCAAGTTCGCTCCCCAGCTGAAGGTCGGGCGTTTCGGACCCAAGCCTCGCGGCAAGGACAAGGAGCTCGACGTGAGCGTAATCAGTTTCGCCATGCTTCGCACCCGTATCGAACGAATCCTGCGCGAGACCTACGAGTTCGCCATCATCGACGAAGCCCAGTTCATCAAGAACCCGGATTCCAAGGCGTCGCGCAGCTGCCGCCGGATCCATGCCAACAAGCGCATCGCCCTGACCGGCACCCCCATCGAAAACAAGCCGCTCGATATCTGGCCCACCTTCCAGTTTCTCATGCCTGGCCTGCTGGGCTCGCGGCAGCAGTTCGAGCGGCTGTACGCGGAAAACCCGGGCGCCTTCAAGGCCCGTCTCAAAACGCAGATCTCCCCCTTCATGCTGCGCCGCACCAAGAAGGAAGTGGCCTTGGAGCTGCCGGACAAGGTGATCATGACTCAGACCTGCCCCGTCACGCCAGCCCAGGCTCGCGAGTACTCGCGCATCTGCACCGAAGGCATCGCTCGCTTGGGCGACGATCTCGGCTCCGCCCTGCGAACCAATCGCTTCGCCACCTTGAGTTTGCTCACCCGGCTTCGCCAGGCCAGTTGCGATCCGCAGCTTTTGCCCTGGGTGGAAGCGGGCATCGAGGACAGCGGCAAGCTCATGGTGCTGCTGGAAAAGCTGATCGAAGTGCTGGGCACGGGACACAAGGTGGTGATTTTCAGCCAGTTCGTACGCTTTCTCGCGCGGGTGAGGGAGATGATCGAAGCCTCGTTTCCCGAACTGCCGATCTTCGAGCTGACCGGTTCGACCCAGAACCGCGAGCAGCCGGTGCGGGAGTTCCAGGAGTCGAGCCAGACCGCCGCCATGCTGGTCAGCCTCAAAGCGGCCAGCGTGGGCATCACGCTTCATTCCGCAGACTACGTCTTCCTGCTCGACCCCTGGTGGAATCCAGCGGTGGAAAGCCAGGCGATCGACCGCGTGCATCGCATCGGCCAGACCAATACCGTCTTCGTCTATCGCTTTATCGCCGAAGGCACCATCGAAGAGAAGATCCAAGCCTTGCAGGCCGAAAAGCGCGATCTCTTCGATTCCCTCATCAGCGAGTCAAATCAAGGCGCCGATCTGGTGGTGAGCGGGGTGCGCTCCCTGCAGACCCTGCTGGCCCTCGCCCAAAGCAGCTAG
- a CDS encoding nucleoside monophosphate kinase yields MSDTAEGDSQDSKTPTLDNPIRHQDLEVKDAQIIFNTVWSRLEEKFGRSRLHFPQELILLGGAPGAGKGTNTPFIKEVRGLTCEPIVVSSLLDTPEMRRIKDSGGMVGDTEVIGILLEKLLEPEYQDGAILDGFPRTFVQVECMKLLYHKMIQLRAEYYNSGYRSKFRQPLIHIMMLFIDEKESVARQLKRGREIHDHNEEVRRTGVGDLLEERATDLDPSAAKRRYKVFKERTYDALQSLKEIFHYHFINAQGDLAEVRQNIIKELQYQSSLELDPRTFESLHRLPIASKIVEHARQQLVRRLDQYEMEYTEQFHEVLDFIETNIMPIVKHHAITGVAHINTEDRRLDSSLSMAMLIDVFSERGYHASVDLHKIEVPEAFDTDTGYIRCRTKKVWRIQIRFKGSEIRRGS; encoded by the coding sequence ATGAGCGATACCGCCGAAGGCGATAGCCAAGACAGCAAGACTCCAACCTTAGACAATCCCATCCGCCATCAGGATTTGGAGGTGAAGGATGCCCAAATCATCTTCAATACGGTGTGGAGCCGTCTTGAGGAGAAGTTCGGACGCTCGCGACTTCACTTTCCGCAGGAGCTGATTCTGCTCGGCGGCGCCCCCGGGGCGGGTAAGGGTACCAACACTCCGTTCATCAAGGAAGTGCGCGGCCTGACCTGCGAACCGATCGTGGTGAGCTCCCTGCTGGATACGCCGGAGATGCGTCGCATCAAGGACTCGGGAGGCATGGTCGGCGATACGGAAGTGATCGGCATCCTTCTGGAGAAGCTGCTGGAACCGGAGTATCAGGACGGAGCTATCCTGGACGGATTTCCGCGCACCTTCGTGCAGGTGGAATGCATGAAGCTCCTCTACCATAAGATGATTCAATTGAGGGCTGAGTATTATAACTCCGGATACAGGTCGAAATTTCGCCAGCCTCTGATCCATATCATGATGCTCTTCATCGACGAGAAGGAGAGCGTGGCCCGCCAGCTCAAGCGCGGTCGCGAGATTCATGACCACAACGAGGAGGTGCGCCGGACGGGCGTGGGCGACCTTCTCGAGGAGCGCGCCACAGACCTGGACCCCTCGGCGGCGAAGCGACGCTACAAGGTCTTCAAGGAGCGGACCTACGATGCGCTGCAATCGCTGAAGGAGATCTTTCACTACCATTTCATCAACGCCCAGGGCGACCTGGCCGAGGTGCGGCAGAACATCATCAAGGAGCTCCAGTATCAAAGCTCCTTGGAGCTGGACCCGCGCACCTTCGAATCGCTGCATCGACTGCCGATCGCCAGCAAGATCGTGGAGCATGCCCGACAGCAGCTGGTGCGTCGTCTCGACCAGTACGAGATGGAGTACACCGAGCAGTTTCACGAGGTCCTCGATTTCATCGAAACGAACATCATGCCGATCGTGAAGCATCATGCTATCACCGGTGTGGCCCATATCAACACCGAGGATCGGCGCCTGGACAGCTCGCTCTCCATGGCCATGCTGATCGATGTCTTTTCCGAGCGCGGCTACCACGCGTCGGTCGATCTGCACAAGATCGAGGTGCCGGAGGCATTCGACACCGACACGGGCTACATTCGCTGTCGCACCAAGAAGGTCTGGCGCATCCAGATCCGCTTCAAGGGTTCCGAAATCCGCCGCGGTTCCTGA